The genomic interval TCCGGGTTCGTCATCAGGTCGAAGCCCTCGTAGCCGTGGCGGCGGAGGGTCTGCGCGATGATGCCGGCGCCGCCGAAGATCTGCATGAAGACGGTGACGACGAGCACCCAGGAGAAGAAGTGCGGCAGGTACATGATCGCCTGGGCGACCGCCCGCACCCGGGGCCGCACCACGCTGTTGATGAGCAGCGCGAGCAGGATCGGGATCGGGAAGTAGAGCACCAGCTGGAGGAAGAACAGCACGAAGGTGTTCCGCACCGCGTGCCAGAAGGCGGAGTCGGCGAAGATCCGCTCGAACTGCTCGAGGCCGACCCACGGGCTCTCGAAGATGGCGACGAAGCCGTTCTCGCTGAGATAGGGGTCGTAGTCCTGGAACGCGATCACGTTGCCGAGGATCGGCACGTAGTTGAAGACCAGGACCAGCAGCAGGGCGGGGACGGTCATCAGGATCAGCGTGCGGTCGCGCCGCCACCTGAGCCGGAACCCCAGCCTGCCGGAGTTCTTCCTCCCGGGTCCCCGCCCGCCCCGCCGGGCCGCGGCCGGGCCCTTGGGGGACCCGGCCGCCTCGCCGGCGTCCTGCTGGGGTGTCTGCGCCTCGGTCGTCCCCCGAGGCACCGTGCTGTGCGACACGGCCGTCTCCTTGCCTCAGGTCCGGGTCAGTCGGCCGAGCCGTTGTCGTCGAGCAGCTTGCGGTACCAGTCGCGCAGCCCGTCGCCGCCCCTGCTCCGCCAGTCGGACACGGCCTGCTGCACGTCACCGATCTTCTTGCGGCCGCGCACCACGTCGTCCTCGAGCTGCTCGAAGCCGTCGGCGAGATTGGACCAGCGGGTGGGCTCGGTGACGGTGAGCCCGAAGAACGACGACTTCTTGGTGAAGGCCCCCATGCGCTGCTGCCACTCGACCATCCCCTTGGTGACCTCGGGCAGGTCGGGGTAGGCGATGTACGGGGCCGGGTTGCCGGTGTAGTCGTAGGCGCCGTTGACCTCGTTGACGCCCTGCTGCGTCTTGACCGGCAGGCCCTTCTCGACCGTGTAGTCGGTGCCCTCGACGCCGTAGGCGGTGAGCATGAACTCCTTGGTGCCGTACGGCGCGGCGCAGAAGTTGCAGAGCGCGAGGAAGTCCTTGATCTGCTGCTCGGACGCCTTCCTGGAGACGAAGGTGAAGATGTTGGCCGGCTGGACCGCCCACAGGGTGGGATCGCCGCCGTCGGGGCCGAAGTAGTCGAACGCCTCCATCTCGAAGCCGGCGTTCTGCGTGCGCTGTTCGGCGGTCTTGCCCCACCAGTCGGAGATGTTCTGGTTGTAGACCAGCACCTCGCCGGCGGTGAACCGGTTGCCCGCGTCGCCGCCCGCCTTGCCCTGCACCGCGTCGGGGTGGACCACTCCGGCGGCGTACAGCTTGCGGGTCCACTCCAGCGCCTCGAGGTACTGCTCGGTCTCGATGCGGTTGACCAGCTTGTCGCCCTCCAGGTTCCACCAGAGCGCCTTGTCGCTGCCGGAGAGGACGCCGAAGATGTTGAACGCCGTCCACTTCATGTCGTCGCAGGCCCACAGCTTGGACTTGGCGTCGGTGGCCTCCTTCGCCCACGCCAGGAACTCGCCGGGGTCGCCCGGGACGCTGTATCCCCGCTTCGCGAACAGGTCCTTGCGGTACAGCGGCGCGATGTCGGTGACGTACGAGGCGGGCATCGGGACGCCGCGCAACCGGCCGCCGAAGATGCCGCGCTGCCAGGCCTCGGTGGGGACCGCGGCGAGGTTCGGGTAGTCCTTCACCTTGTCGCCGGAGAGGTAGGGGCCGAGGTCGGCGAACTTGGCGTTGATCGCGCCGGGGATGCGGCCCATCAGGTTCCAGCCGGGGACGACCACGACGTCCGGGACCTCGCTGGAGGCGAGCACCGCGCCGAGCTTCTGGTCGTAGGTGACGCCGTCCTGGTTCTGCCAGGTGACGTCGACGCCGACGGCCTCGTTCATCGCGGTGTAGTACGGGTTGTCGCCCTTCGGCGGGGTGCCCCAGAACGGCGACATGACGGTCAGTCCGCCGCCGCTGCCCAGCTTCTTCGGCACCGAGGTCTTCAGCTCGGCCGTGGGGATCGCCCGGGTGAAGCCGGCCGCCGACCCGTTCTTCGCCGGGATGTCCGGGGTGACGACGTTCGACGCCACGAACGCCGGGAGGATCTTCGCGGCCTCCTTGCCCGAGGTGGTGCCCTCCTTGCGGCCCTCCTGGCCCCCGCCGCCGCAGGCGGCCAGCAGCGGCGTCCCCGCGGCCACCGCCGCGGTGGCGGCCGCCGTGGAGGCGAGGAAGCTTCTCCGGCTCGGCCCGGAGGAGGAAGCGGCGTTCGGCGTCATTGCGTCAACCCTTCGTGGCGCACCAGGACACCCGGCAGGTGGCCGTCGGCTGTGGTGTCTTCGGTGGAACTGGCCGATCGGAAGCGGTCGTCCGGCGGGAGATGCACGCCCTCACGGCGGCCTCGCTGTCGAAGCGCTTCGATGTGCTGCGAGGTTAGGGGAACACCCAGAGGCGCACAAGAGCCGATTCGATAATTCCTGAGACAGATGCGCGATCACTTGGGAGGGGAGTCAGGAGAGCGAGGCGCCGCACGACAGAACGACGCAGGGGTCTCCGCGCGCGGATCCCTTGACACCCGGCACGACCGCACCGAGCATCGAAGCGCTTCGAAAGCGCAGCGCTCCATCCCGAGGGGACTCCCACGTGACCGCACCCACCCCGCCCACGCCGCCGTTCCGCGACCCGGACCTGCCGTTCGCCGAGCGCATCGACGACCTGCTGTCGCGGCTCACCCTGGACGAGAGGATCGGTTTCCTGCACCAGTTCGCCCCGGCCGTCGAGCGGCTGGGCGTCGCCGCGTTCCGCACCGGCCAGGAGGCCCTGCACGGGGTCGCCTGGATGGGCCCGGCGACCGTCTTCCCGCAGGCCGTGGGGCTGGGCGCGACCTGGAACGAGGACCTGGTGCGCCGGGTGGGCGAGGCGGTCTCCCGGGAGGCCCGCGCGATGCGCGCCCGCGACGAACGGGTCGGCCTGAACGTCTGGTCGCCCACCGTCAACCTGCTGCGCCACCCGCTGTGGGGCCGCAACGAGGAGGGCTACTCCGAGGACCCGCGGCTCACCTCGGCGATCGCCACCGCCTACACCCGCGGCCTGCGCGGCGACCACCCGGTGTACTGGCGCACCGCGCCCGTCCTGAAGCACTGGCTGGCGCACAACAACGAGACGCGCCGGGACACCGCGTCCAGCTCGGTACGGCCGCGCGTGCTGCACGAGTACGACCTGCGGGCCTTCCGCGACACCGTGGAGGCGGGCGCGGTGGCCGGGGTGATGCCGGCGTACAACCTGGTCAACGGCCGCCCCAACCACGTGTCGCCGTACCTGCGCGAGCAGTTGCGCACCTGGACCGAGGAGGAGCTGCTGGTCTGCTCCGACGCGGGGGCGCCGTCCAACCTGGTCGACTCCGAGCACTACTTCGACACGCACGAGGAGGCCACGGCGGCGGCACTGCGCGCGGGCGTCGACAGCTTCACCGACCACGGCACCGACAGCACGAAGATCGTCGCCCGGCTCAAGGGGGCGCTGGAACAGGGCCTGTTGACCGAGGAGGACATCGACACGGCGGTCCGGCGGCAGCTGTCGGTGCGGTTCCGGCTCGGCGAGTTCGACCCGGACAGGGACCCGTACGCCGACGAGCGGGCCTTCGACACCCCCGAGCACCGGGCGCTCGCCCAGGAGGCCGCCGAGCAGGCGGTCGTGCTGCTGAGGAACGACGGCCTGCTGCCGCTCGCCCCCGGCCTCCGGATCGCGGTGACCGGGCTGCTCGCCGACGAGTGCAAGCTCGACTGGTACAGCGGCGGCCTGATCCACCGCTCCACCCCGCTGGAGGGCCTGTACGAACGGTTCGGCGCCGACCGCGTGGAGTTCGCCGAGGGGGTGGACCGCGTCCTGCTGCGCACCTCCTCCGGCGCCTTCCTGCACGTGCCGCCCGCGCCCGACGCCCCGGAGACGGCGCGCGGCGCCGAGGGCGCCCTCGACCCTGCGCTGCTCGCGGGCCGCACCGACCTGCCGCCGCTCACCGCGGGACCGGACGGCACCGAACTCGCCCTCGTGGACTGGGGCGACGGTGTGCTCACGCTGCGCGCCCCGGACGGCCGGTACCTCTCGGTCGCCGATGACGGGTACCTGCGCGCCTCCGCCGACCAGCCGGGCGGCTGGATCGTGCAGGAGACGTTCCGGCTGGAGCCGCACGGCGACGGCCACCTGCTGCGCCACCTGGGGACCGGACACCCCGTGCGGGTCACCCCGGACGGGGTGCGGGCGGCCGAGGGCGAGCCGGAGGTGTTCGAGCTGGTCGTCACCGAGCGCGGGGAGGACGCCGTGGCCCGTGCCGCCGCCGGGGCCGACGTGGTCGTGGTGGTCGCCGGCAACGACCCGCACATCAACGGACGGGAGACGGAGGACCGCACCACCCTGCGCCTGCCCGCCCAGCAGGAGCGGCTGCTGCGCGCCGCCCGGACCGCCAATCCGCGCACGGTGCTGACCCTGGTGTCCGCCTACCCGTACGCGGTGGACCCGGCGGACCTCCCGGCGGTGCTGTGGACCGCGCACGGCGGCCAGGCGGCCGGCACGGCACTGGCCCGGGTGCTCGCCGGGGACGTCTCCCCCGCCGGGCGGCTGCCGCAGACCTGGTACGCCGCCGACGCCGACCTGCCGGACCTTCTCGACTACGACGTGATCGGCGGGCGCCAGACCTACCTCTACTTCGAGGGCGCCCCGCTGTTCCCCTTCGGCCACGGCCTGTCCTACGCGTCCTTCTCCTACGGGGAGCTGACGGCGGACGTGACGGGCTCCGGGGTGCGGGTCGCGTTCGAGGTGACCAACACCGGCGCGGTGACGGCCGACGAGGTGGCCCAGCTCTACGGGCGGGCCCCGGACCCCTCGGTGCCGCGTCCGCGCCGCGAACTGCTCGGCCACCGCCGGGTGACGCTGACGCCCGGGGAGAGCACCCGGCTCTTCTTCGACCTGCCGCTGTCCGCGTTCGCCTTCTGGGACGTGGCGGCCGGCCGGTGGCGCGTGGAGCCGGGGGCGTACGAGCTGCTGGCCGGCGCGTCCAGCGAGGACGTGCGGCTGCGCACCACGGTCACGCTGGAGGGCGAGCCGGGCGGTCCGCGCCCGGTCGTCGAACGCGGCCTGGAGGCGGCCGGCTTCGACGAGCAGAGCGGCACCGAGATCGTCGACCGGACGAAGGAGGCCGGCGACGCGGTGACCCCGATCGACGGCAAGGACGG from Streptomyces sp. DH-12 carries:
- a CDS encoding ABC transporter permease subunit, producing the protein MSHSTVPRGTTEAQTPQQDAGEAAGSPKGPAAARRGGRGPGRKNSGRLGFRLRWRRDRTLILMTVPALLLVLVFNYVPILGNVIAFQDYDPYLSENGFVAIFESPWVGLEQFERIFADSAFWHAVRNTFVLFFLQLVLYFPIPILLALLINSVVRPRVRAVAQAIMYLPHFFSWVLVVTVFMQIFGGAGIIAQTLRRHGYEGFDLMTNPEIFKYLVTAETVWKDAGWGIIVFLAALSSVSNDLYEAAAMDGAGRWRRMWHVTLPALRPVIALLLVLRVGDALTVGFEQLLLQRQAVGVDASEVLDTYVWWNGIRNQDFSYAAAAGLIKGVVGLGLVLTANKVAHLMGEQGVYKK
- a CDS encoding extracellular solute-binding protein; translated protein: MTPNAASSSGPSRRSFLASTAAATAAVAAGTPLLAACGGGGQEGRKEGTTSGKEAAKILPAFVASNVVTPDIPAKNGSAAGFTRAIPTAELKTSVPKKLGSGGGLTVMSPFWGTPPKGDNPYYTAMNEAVGVDVTWQNQDGVTYDQKLGAVLASSEVPDVVVVPGWNLMGRIPGAINAKFADLGPYLSGDKVKDYPNLAAVPTEAWQRGIFGGRLRGVPMPASYVTDIAPLYRKDLFAKRGYSVPGDPGEFLAWAKEATDAKSKLWACDDMKWTAFNIFGVLSGSDKALWWNLEGDKLVNRIETEQYLEALEWTRKLYAAGVVHPDAVQGKAGGDAGNRFTAGEVLVYNQNISDWWGKTAEQRTQNAGFEMEAFDYFGPDGGDPTLWAVQPANIFTFVSRKASEQQIKDFLALCNFCAAPYGTKEFMLTAYGVEGTDYTVEKGLPVKTQQGVNEVNGAYDYTGNPAPYIAYPDLPEVTKGMVEWQQRMGAFTKKSSFFGLTVTEPTRWSNLADGFEQLEDDVVRGRKKIGDVQQAVSDWRSRGGDGLRDWYRKLLDDNGSAD
- a CDS encoding glycoside hydrolase family 3 C-terminal domain-containing protein, with product MTAPTPPTPPFRDPDLPFAERIDDLLSRLTLDERIGFLHQFAPAVERLGVAAFRTGQEALHGVAWMGPATVFPQAVGLGATWNEDLVRRVGEAVSREARAMRARDERVGLNVWSPTVNLLRHPLWGRNEEGYSEDPRLTSAIATAYTRGLRGDHPVYWRTAPVLKHWLAHNNETRRDTASSSVRPRVLHEYDLRAFRDTVEAGAVAGVMPAYNLVNGRPNHVSPYLREQLRTWTEEELLVCSDAGAPSNLVDSEHYFDTHEEATAAALRAGVDSFTDHGTDSTKIVARLKGALEQGLLTEEDIDTAVRRQLSVRFRLGEFDPDRDPYADERAFDTPEHRALAQEAAEQAVVLLRNDGLLPLAPGLRIAVTGLLADECKLDWYSGGLIHRSTPLEGLYERFGADRVEFAEGVDRVLLRTSSGAFLHVPPAPDAPETARGAEGALDPALLAGRTDLPPLTAGPDGTELALVDWGDGVLTLRAPDGRYLSVADDGYLRASADQPGGWIVQETFRLEPHGDGHLLRHLGTGHPVRVTPDGVRAAEGEPEVFELVVTERGEDAVARAAAGADVVVVVAGNDPHINGRETEDRTTLRLPAQQERLLRAARTANPRTVLTLVSAYPYAVDPADLPAVLWTAHGGQAAGTALARVLAGDVSPAGRLPQTWYAADADLPDLLDYDVIGGRQTYLYFEGAPLFPFGHGLSYASFSYGELTADVTGSGVRVAFEVTNTGAVTADEVAQLYGRAPDPSVPRPRRELLGHRRVTLTPGESTRLFFDLPLSAFAFWDVAAGRWRVEPGAYELLAGASSEDVRLRTTVTLEGEPGGPRPVVERGLEAAGFDEQSGTEIVDRTKEAGDAVTPIDGKDGELLYRRCDFGAGVREVSVEVSGTGTVEVVLDGGPPPASLSSDAPTADPYAYVTLTAPVAGAPGGVRDVRLRVRGALRVARIGFGV